TGCACCGGGTCCACCTCCTGGCGGAACTCATTGCGCTTCTGGCCGAAGCGGATCATCCCCGCCAGCACCGCCACGTAGAGGGAGATCTTCTCGCGCAGCGCCTCCGCCACGCGGTCGTTGGACTCGGCGGACTCGGCGGACAGCATCCCGAAGAAGATGCCGTATTCGCGGTGGTAGCGCAGGAACTGGGACGTGCGGGACACCACGAACACCAGCTGCTCCCGGCCGGACAGGACGCGGCGCTCGGCGAGCAGCGGCGCGAACTCCATCAGGTAGCGCTGGTGCAATTCCTCGATGGCCGCCAGCAGCAGGTCTTCCTTGGTGGGGA
The sequence above is drawn from the Corallococcus sp. NCRR genome and encodes:
- a CDS encoding TetR/AcrR family transcriptional regulator, with product MSKEPAKREIKQERAARTRVEILEAAITLFARRGYLSTTMSDLAKAIRMTPGALYWHFPTKEDLLLAAIEELHQRYLMEFAPLLAERRVLSGREQLVFVVSRTSQFLRYHREYGIFFGMLSAESAESNDRVAEALREKISLYVAVLAGMIRFGQKRNEFRQEVDPVHMAHTMMGGYLGILLHHNLYRGMVNYDPLMASLDQILSGGLHVRAPLA